Proteins encoded by one window of Halosolutus amylolyticus:
- the cbiG gene encoding cobalt-precorrin 5A hydrolase: MSSETENTDTTGDTGSDSDGGHCSTPDSDGEVAEEIAIVSFGRKMDTAEEIKEELADRYEAIEILEYHGEVFEDHWGEYDCFVGLMASGIAMRKTAHLLDDKWEDPAICVVDEELTWAIPITGGHHGANQVAQDLATMGAVPAMTTASEAAGKQGVESRAKAMDAHVVNGDSTVKTNLAVLDDDLGPVARLDGPRAVLVGDDVTVLKRNEQEGCVLGTGSVSGASTDAFLAAWDEALDRTEYDLEDVEFVGTATRKEDEDGLLEAARELDLGVVTFDKETLLDHEGPTPSRSKELIGWPGVSEASAIAGGAEQELVLEKLSYENEVTVAIGR, from the coding sequence ATGAGTTCAGAGACCGAGAACACGGATACGACGGGCGATACTGGATCGGATTCCGACGGTGGCCACTGTTCGACGCCGGATTCGGACGGCGAAGTCGCGGAGGAGATCGCGATCGTCTCCTTCGGCCGGAAGATGGACACCGCCGAGGAGATCAAGGAGGAACTCGCGGATCGCTACGAGGCGATCGAGATCCTCGAGTACCACGGCGAGGTCTTCGAGGACCACTGGGGCGAGTACGACTGCTTCGTCGGCCTGATGGCCTCGGGGATCGCGATGCGCAAGACGGCCCACCTGCTCGACGACAAGTGGGAGGACCCCGCGATCTGCGTCGTCGACGAGGAACTCACCTGGGCGATCCCGATCACGGGCGGCCACCACGGCGCGAACCAGGTCGCACAGGACCTGGCGACGATGGGTGCCGTCCCGGCGATGACCACCGCCTCGGAAGCCGCGGGCAAGCAGGGCGTCGAGTCCCGTGCGAAGGCGATGGACGCCCACGTCGTCAACGGCGACTCGACGGTCAAGACGAACCTCGCCGTGCTGGACGACGACCTCGGTCCCGTGGCGCGACTCGACGGCCCGCGAGCCGTCCTCGTCGGCGACGACGTGACGGTCCTCAAGCGCAACGAGCAGGAGGGGTGCGTCCTCGGCACGGGGAGCGTCTCCGGTGCGAGCACGGACGCGTTCCTCGCCGCGTGGGACGAAGCGCTCGATCGAACCGAGTACGACCTCGAGGACGTCGAGTTCGTGGGGACCGCGACCCGGAAAGAAGACGAGGACGGACTGCTCGAGGCTGCCCGGGAACTCGATCTGGGCGTGGTCACCTTCGACAAGGAGACCCTGCTCGACCACGAGGGGCCGACCCCCTCCAGATCGAAGGAGTTGATCGGCTGGCCCGGCGTCTCCGAGGCCTCGGCGATCGCCGGCGGGGCCGAGCAGGAACTCGTCCTCGAGAAACTCAGCTACGAGAACGAGGTCACGGTGGCGATCGGCCGATGA
- a CDS encoding precorrin-3B C(17)-methyltransferase, with the protein MSGSETEPTDATAGGTPDDHGTLYVVGIGPGLPDHMTVKAKRVIESADVVIASSLYQAFLREDGTLPPEEAVDEDGIATRGDGFEQEIVRSTMGRQIELARAAFDYVREGKDVAHVSGGDPSVYGKSDLVFTMAEEEDATDVPIEIVPGLTAALGGAANVGAPLCNDFCTVSLSDKWRGWDEIEEKLRAAAISDFVIVLYNCWRNYERAVEIVREERTDDAYVAIVNDAGRADAGRNGESEFVTTLGEAADHDDRVSGMGTSLIIGTHETETWRNDDRTYLVTPRGGRDVDDF; encoded by the coding sequence ATGAGCGGGAGCGAGACCGAACCCACGGACGCGACGGCCGGCGGCACCCCCGACGACCACGGCACCCTCTACGTCGTCGGCATCGGACCGGGTCTGCCGGACCACATGACCGTGAAGGCAAAGCGGGTCATCGAATCGGCGGACGTCGTCATCGCCTCGAGTCTCTACCAGGCGTTCCTGCGCGAGGACGGCACGCTCCCCCCGGAGGAGGCAGTCGACGAGGACGGGATCGCGACCCGAGGAGACGGGTTCGAACAGGAGATCGTCCGATCGACGATGGGGCGACAGATCGAACTCGCCCGCGCGGCGTTCGACTACGTCCGCGAGGGGAAAGACGTCGCGCACGTCTCCGGCGGTGACCCGTCGGTCTACGGCAAGTCCGATCTCGTCTTCACGATGGCCGAGGAGGAGGACGCGACGGACGTGCCGATCGAGATCGTTCCCGGCCTGACCGCGGCGCTGGGCGGGGCGGCCAACGTCGGCGCACCGCTGTGCAACGACTTCTGTACCGTCTCGCTGTCGGACAAGTGGCGCGGCTGGGACGAGATCGAGGAGAAACTGCGCGCGGCGGCGATCTCGGACTTCGTGATCGTCCTGTACAACTGCTGGCGCAACTACGAACGGGCCGTCGAGATCGTCCGCGAAGAACGCACCGACGACGCCTACGTGGCGATCGTCAACGACGCCGGCCGCGCGGACGCCGGCCGCAACGGCGAGAGCGAGTTCGTCACGACCCTCGGCGAGGCCGCCGACCACGATGACAGAGTGTCGGGAATGGGCACCTCGCTGATCATCGGCACCCACGAGACCGAAACCTGGCGCAACGACGATCGAACGTACCTGGTCACCCCGCGCGGCGGGCGTGACGTCGACGATTTCTGA